Proteins encoded by one window of Polaribacter haliotis:
- a CDS encoding Spy/CpxP family protein refolding chaperone produces the protein MKKIVSILVLVLAVTFSAQAQKKGKKGSAEKQVEKTLKKMTADLDLTTAQQNEIKPLLIAQIADRKEMMKSRKAMRDSGEKPSKEAMKEMRKARKSKEKEMNEKMKAILSESQFSTFEKMQKKGKEKIKKGISN, from the coding sequence ATGAAAAAAATAGTTAGTATACTCGTATTAGTTTTAGCAGTTACGTTTTCTGCTCAAGCTCAAAAAAAAGGTAAAAAAGGATCTGCTGAAAAACAAGTAGAAAAAACCTTAAAAAAAATGACTGCAGATTTAGATTTAACAACTGCACAACAAAATGAAATTAAACCTTTGTTAATTGCACAGATTGCTGATAGAAAAGAAATGATGAAAAGCAGAAAAGCAATGAGAGATTCTGGAGAAAAGCCTTCTAAAGAAGCTATGAAAGAAATGAGAAAGGCAAGAAAAAGCAAAGAGAAAGAAATGAATGAAAAAATGAAAGCAATTTTATCTGAAAGCCAATTTTCTACATTTGAAAAAATGCAAAAAAAAGGAAAAGAGAAAATTAAAAAAGGAATAAGTAACTAG
- a CDS encoding gamma carbonic anhydrase family protein: MPIIKSVNGKHPQIPTDCFVAENATILGEVSLGKECSIWYNAVIRGDVHYIKIGNKVNIQDGAVIHATYLKSPTTIGNNVSIGHNAIVHGCAIHDNVLVGMGSIIMDDCIIESNSIIAAGAVVTKNTHVKSGSIYAGVPAKKVKDISQELISGEINRIANNYVKYSSWFK, translated from the coding sequence ATGCCAATAATTAAATCTGTAAACGGAAAACACCCACAAATACCAACTGATTGTTTTGTCGCAGAAAATGCCACTATTCTTGGAGAAGTTTCATTAGGGAAAGAATGTTCTATTTGGTACAATGCTGTAATTCGTGGAGATGTACATTATATTAAAATTGGAAATAAGGTAAACATACAAGATGGAGCAGTAATCCATGCAACCTATCTAAAATCGCCAACAACAATTGGTAATAATGTTTCTATTGGGCACAATGCTATTGTACATGGTTGTGCAATTCACGATAATGTTTTGGTTGGAATGGGTTCTATAATTATGGACGATTGTATTATAGAATCTAACTCAATTATTGCAGCAGGAGCAGTAGTTACCAAAAATACACACGTAAAAAGTGGAAGTATTTATGCAGGAGTTCCTGCCAAGAAAGTAAAAGATATTTCGCAAGAATTAATTTCTGGAGAAATCAATAGAATTGCTAATAATTATGTAAAGTATTCAAGTTGGTTTAAATAG
- a CDS encoding glucosaminidase domain-containing protein gives MKLKILLGCVLLLLLSNCGSKKKVINKKNPGVVIIEPEPVELPSVDEEKLTKELKDTNPKLNKYTLAYIRKYAAIAVKEMHEYKIPASITLAQGILESGKGRSELALKSNNHFGIKCHTQWKGERVYHDDDEKGECFRKYVYPETSYNDHSLFLTQRKRYAFLFNYRITDYKKWAYGLRKAGYATDRKYPVKLLKIIKDYKLYEFDIVQKDEFSEEIKELNDGETFEKPIVIEKVAGQYYTVKKGDTLYSISRKFNTTVAVLKEINGLKNNTISIGQHLLTK, from the coding sequence ATGAAGTTAAAAATTTTACTTGGCTGTGTTTTATTGTTGTTATTATCTAATTGTGGTTCTAAGAAAAAGGTAATTAACAAGAAAAACCCTGGAGTTGTAATAATAGAGCCAGAACCAGTAGAATTACCTTCTGTGGATGAAGAAAAGCTTACCAAAGAACTTAAAGATACAAACCCGAAATTAAATAAATACACACTTGCCTACATACGTAAATATGCTGCAATTGCTGTAAAAGAAATGCACGAATATAAAATTCCTGCAAGTATTACTTTAGCACAAGGAATTTTAGAATCTGGAAAAGGAAGAAGCGAATTAGCCTTAAAATCTAACAATCATTTTGGAATAAAATGCCATACACAATGGAAAGGCGAAAGAGTTTATCACGATGATGATGAAAAGGGAGAATGTTTCCGAAAATACGTATATCCAGAAACTTCGTACAACGATCATTCCTTATTTTTAACGCAAAGAAAACGTTATGCATTTTTGTTTAATTATAGAATAACAGATTATAAAAAATGGGCTTATGGTCTACGTAAAGCTGGTTATGCAACCGATAGAAAATACCCAGTAAAGTTGTTAAAAATTATAAAAGACTATAAATTATACGAATTCGATATAGTACAAAAAGACGAGTTTTCTGAAGAAATTAAGGAGTTAAATGACGGAGAAACTTTCGAGAAACCTATTGTAATTGAAAAAGTTGCAGGGCAATATTACACCGTAAAAAAAGGCGATACTTTATATTCTATTTCAAGAAAATTTAATACTACAGTTGCAGTTTTAAAAGAAATTAACGGTTTAAAAAATAATACAATTTCTATTGGTCAACACTTGTTAACCAAATAA
- a CDS encoding 1-aminocyclopropane-1-carboxylate deaminase/D-cysteine desulfhydrase: MNFNKQIISENQQIHLSILEEKKVELFIKREDLIHPFVSGNKFRKLKYNLAEAKKLKKKAILTFGGAYSNHIAATAVAGKLSGLKTFGIIRGDELGKNLKKTLEENATLREAHNNGMKFNFVSREIYRQKDSFGFTEKMKNKWGDFYLVPEGGTNGLAVEGCQEILTKEDTVFNYICVAVGTGGTIAGLIKSKKKKQKVIGFPALNGGFIVEEIKKYAIKNDSWSLNKDYHFGGYAKYTEELIQFINDFSKQTNILLDPVYTGKMLFGILDLIEKDYFPENSKILAIHTGGIQGIEGFNQKLEKKNQQIINNL; this comes from the coding sequence ATGAACTTTAACAAACAAATAATATCCGAAAATCAACAAATTCATCTTTCTATTTTAGAAGAAAAAAAAGTAGAACTCTTCATTAAAAGAGAAGATTTAATTCATCCTTTTGTTTCCGGAAACAAATTTCGAAAATTAAAATACAATTTAGCAGAAGCTAAAAAACTGAAAAAAAAAGCAATTTTAACCTTTGGAGGAGCATACTCCAACCATATTGCAGCAACTGCAGTCGCTGGAAAATTATCAGGTTTAAAAACTTTTGGAATTATAAGAGGAGATGAGTTGGGTAAAAATCTCAAAAAAACTTTAGAAGAAAACGCAACTTTAAGAGAAGCGCATAACAATGGAATGAAATTTAATTTTGTTTCTAGAGAAATCTATAGACAAAAAGATTCTTTTGGCTTTACAGAAAAGATGAAAAACAAATGGGGCGATTTTTATTTGGTTCCAGAAGGTGGTACAAATGGTTTAGCAGTAGAAGGTTGCCAAGAAATTTTAACAAAAGAAGATACCGTTTTTAATTATATTTGTGTGGCTGTTGGAACTGGAGGTACTATTGCAGGGTTAATTAAGTCTAAAAAAAAGAAGCAAAAAGTAATTGGTTTCCCTGCTTTAAATGGAGGTTTTATTGTTGAGGAAATAAAAAAGTATGCAATTAAAAACGATAGCTGGTCGTTAAATAAAGACTATCATTTTGGTGGCTATGCAAAATATACAGAGGAATTAATTCAATTTATAAATGATTTTTCTAAACAAACCAATATTTTGTTAGATCCAGTTTATACTGGAAAAATGCTATTTGGCATTTTAGATTTAATAGAAAAAGATTATTTTCCAGAGAATAGTAAAATACTGGCAATTCATACAGGAGGAATTCAGGGAATTGAGGGTTTTAATCAAAAATTAGAAAAGAAGAACCAGCAAATTATTAATAATTTATGA
- a CDS encoding ABC-F family ATP-binding cassette domain-containing protein, whose amino-acid sequence MLNVHNLTVSFMGTDLFSGITFKLNKGDRIGLIGKNGAGKSTLLKVLSKDLETSGGTMAFDKDIRMGFLRQDIDFVEGRTILEEAYQAFEEIKAIELELDEINEQLATRTDYESEGYSQLIIDLTEKTERYELLGGYNYQGDTEKILQGLGFQREDFDKLTDTFSGGWRMRIELAKLLLQNNDILLLDEPTNHLDIESIIWLENFLKNYSGAIVLVSHDKMFLDNVTNRTIEISLGQIYDYKKPYSQFLLLRGEIKEKQLQAQKNQEKEIKQKQHLINKFKAKASKASMAQSLMKQLDKVELIEVDQDDNQAMNVRFAISKDPGKIIVEAENLSKSYGDKHVLEGVDLLIERNSKIAFVGQNGQGKSTLAKMMVGEIPFEGHLKLGHNVEVGYFAQNQSEHLPPEKTVLEIMEDAATDGNRMRVRDMLGSFLFGGDAVDKKAKVLSGGERNRLALCKLLLSPFNVLIMDEPTNHLDIASKTVLKEALNNFDGTLIVVSHDREFLQGLTTTVYGFKDKEIKEYLGDIDYFLEQHKMENLREAEKKTVVKIDKDTSKKEAHQLSREQEKQLKKLNNKLSNIETEIADLEKEIEKIDLELAQNYDEVSSRPNFFEKYKAKKAKVDSLMEQWEKVESEVANFS is encoded by the coding sequence ATGTTAAACGTACATAATTTAACGGTTTCCTTTATGGGAACTGACTTGTTTTCAGGAATCACTTTTAAGTTGAACAAAGGAGATAGAATAGGACTTATTGGTAAAAATGGAGCTGGAAAATCTACACTTTTAAAAGTACTTTCTAAAGATTTAGAAACTAGTGGTGGAACCATGGCTTTTGACAAGGATATAAGAATGGGTTTCTTAAGACAAGATATCGATTTTGTAGAAGGAAGAACTATTTTGGAAGAAGCTTACCAAGCTTTTGAAGAAATAAAAGCGATTGAATTAGAATTAGACGAAATTAACGAGCAATTAGCTACAAGAACAGATTACGAAAGTGAAGGTTACAGCCAACTAATTATCGATTTAACCGAAAAAACAGAACGTTATGAGCTTTTAGGAGGTTATAATTATCAAGGAGATACTGAGAAAATATTACAAGGTTTAGGTTTTCAAAGAGAAGATTTCGATAAGTTAACAGACACATTTTCTGGAGGTTGGAGAATGCGAATCGAGTTGGCAAAATTGTTACTTCAAAATAACGATATTCTACTTTTAGATGAGCCAACAAACCACTTAGATATCGAATCTATTATTTGGTTAGAGAACTTTTTAAAAAATTATTCTGGTGCAATTGTATTAGTTTCTCACGATAAAATGTTCTTAGATAATGTAACCAATAGAACAATTGAAATCTCTTTAGGGCAAATTTACGATTACAAAAAACCATATTCTCAATTCTTATTACTAAGAGGAGAAATTAAGGAAAAGCAGTTACAAGCTCAGAAAAATCAAGAGAAAGAAATCAAACAAAAACAACATTTAATAAATAAGTTTAAGGCAAAAGCCAGTAAAGCTTCTATGGCGCAATCTTTAATGAAACAACTAGATAAAGTTGAATTAATTGAAGTAGACCAAGATGATAACCAAGCCATGAATGTGCGTTTCGCCATTTCTAAAGATCCTGGTAAAATTATTGTGGAAGCAGAAAACCTTTCGAAAAGTTATGGAGATAAACACGTTTTAGAAGGTGTAGATTTGCTAATTGAAAGAAATAGTAAAATTGCTTTTGTAGGTCAAAATGGACAAGGAAAATCTACTCTAGCAAAAATGATGGTTGGCGAAATTCCTTTTGAAGGACATTTAAAACTGGGTCATAATGTAGAAGTTGGGTATTTTGCCCAAAATCAGTCAGAGCATTTACCGCCAGAAAAAACGGTTTTAGAAATTATGGAAGATGCTGCAACAGATGGAAACAGAATGCGTGTTAGAGACATGTTAGGTTCGTTTTTATTTGGTGGAGATGCAGTAGATAAAAAGGCAAAAGTACTTTCTGGAGGAGAGAGAAATCGTTTGGCATTGTGTAAATTATTATTATCACCTTTTAACGTGTTAATAATGGATGAGCCAACAAACCACTTAGATATTGCCTCTAAAACAGTATTAAAAGAAGCTTTAAATAATTTTGATGGAACTTTAATTGTAGTTTCTCACGATAGAGAATTTTTACAAGGATTAACCACAACAGTTTATGGTTTTAAAGACAAAGAAATTAAAGAATATTTAGGCGATATCGATTATTTCTTAGAGCAACACAAAATGGAAAATTTACGTGAAGCAGAAAAGAAAACGGTTGTTAAGATAGATAAAGATACGTCTAAAAAAGAAGCACATCAACTATCTAGAGAGCAAGAAAAACAGCTAAAAAAATTAAATAATAAGCTTTCTAATATAGAAACTGAAATTGCAGATTTAGAAAAAGAAATAGAAAAGATAGATTTAGAATTGGCGCAAAATTATGATGAAGTTTCTTCAAGGCCAAACTTCTTCGAGAAATACAAAGCAAAAAAAGCAAAAGTAGATTCTTTAATGGAACAATGGGAAAAGGTTGAATCTGAAGTTGCTAATTTCTCTTAA
- a CDS encoding DUF983 domain-containing protein, which produces MMFKKGTKIYSVLNGKCPRCQEGNFFKYKFTFNPSKITQLHSNCSNCNLKYMMEPSFFYGAMYVNYGITVGLSIVIFLISKLLFNLTLLQSFMAIIVALIVLAPVNLRLSRILWINMFVSFKKTNTF; this is translated from the coding sequence ATGATGTTTAAAAAAGGGACAAAAATATACAGCGTTTTAAATGGAAAATGTCCAAGATGTCAAGAAGGTAATTTTTTTAAATATAAATTTACTTTTAATCCTTCTAAAATTACTCAATTACATAGTAATTGCTCGAATTGTAATTTAAAATACATGATGGAACCTTCTTTCTTTTATGGTGCTATGTATGTAAATTATGGAATTACTGTAGGCCTTTCTATAGTTATTTTTTTAATATCAAAACTACTTTTTAATTTAACATTGTTGCAATCTTTTATGGCAATTATTGTTGCTTTAATTGTTTTAGCTCCTGTAAATTTACGTTTATCTCGAATTCTTTGGATAAATATGTTTGTAAGTTTTAAAAAGACTAACACATTTTAA
- a CDS encoding NAD(P)/FAD-dependent oxidoreductase, which produces MKVDYIIVGLGLAGLAFAEELITAKKTFMVFEDASQTSSLVAGGVYNPVILKRFSPVWNAKEQLAVALPFYERLEKKFNIKFDEKFVIKKVFKSIKDQNNWFAAFDKPNVAPFLDEKLDKGSYSGVIGEHHFGNVKEGGRINTLKLVETYRNYLKEKNWIRFEKFNHKEIVLEENLAKYKDIEANTIVFAEGFGVKENPYFKHLPLDEVKGELITIHAPKLKIDFLLKSTLFVMPLGNNTYKIGATFNHLDKTSKPSKEGREELVEKLQKVISVPYKIIDQSAGIRPAVKDRRPMVGVHPEFKNLAVLNGLGTRGVMIAPTVAKNLFHHLTNNEKLDDEINIKRFK; this is translated from the coding sequence ATGAAAGTAGATTATATTATTGTTGGTTTAGGATTGGCAGGATTAGCATTTGCAGAAGAATTAATAACTGCAAAAAAAACATTTATGGTTTTCGAAGATGCCTCACAAACATCGTCTCTAGTTGCAGGTGGAGTATACAATCCTGTAATTTTAAAAAGGTTTTCTCCAGTTTGGAACGCCAAAGAACAATTGGCAGTAGCACTTCCATTCTACGAAAGATTAGAAAAGAAATTCAATATAAAGTTCGATGAAAAATTTGTTATCAAAAAGGTTTTTAAATCCATTAAAGACCAAAACAATTGGTTTGCAGCTTTCGATAAACCAAATGTTGCACCTTTCTTAGATGAGAAATTAGATAAAGGTAGTTATTCAGGTGTTATTGGAGAACATCACTTTGGAAATGTAAAAGAAGGAGGAAGAATAAATACTCTAAAATTAGTAGAAACTTACAGAAATTATTTAAAAGAAAAAAATTGGATTCGTTTCGAGAAATTCAATCATAAAGAAATTGTTTTAGAGGAAAATTTAGCGAAATATAAAGATATAGAAGCCAATACAATTGTATTTGCAGAAGGTTTTGGAGTAAAAGAAAACCCCTATTTTAAACACTTGCCATTAGACGAAGTAAAAGGCGAATTAATTACCATTCATGCTCCAAAATTAAAAATCGATTTCTTATTAAAATCAACTTTATTTGTAATGCCTTTAGGAAACAATACTTATAAAATTGGAGCAACTTTTAATCATTTAGATAAAACTTCTAAACCTTCCAAAGAAGGAAGAGAAGAGTTGGTGGAAAAATTACAAAAAGTAATTTCAGTACCTTATAAAATTATAGACCAGTCTGCAGGAATTAGACCTGCTGTAAAAGATAGAAGGCCAATGGTTGGTGTACATCCAGAATTTAAAAATTTAGCGGTTTTAAATGGTTTAGGAACTCGTGGAGTAATGATTGCTCCAACAGTAGCGAAAAATTTATTTCATCATCTAACAAATAACGAAAAGCTAGATGATGAAATAAACATTAAAAGATTTAAATAG
- the gldN gene encoding gliding motility protein GldN has translation MTKNCIILFFAFLTTGLVSAQANLLNAKSVDQIGVKSEQQLAADNDGPLPYGYVDDRDVMWSKVVWEFIDLNQKINLPYYFPIDTTNISTDRRSLFDTLIKGIQQGKIKEAYSDSFFTSRMTPEEINSRLVNVRDENGYSDTYRIQSEDVGGYMIKGMWYFDKRQGELKYRMLAIAPMGKDVQTLGVQEIEDEELYELFWIFFPSARGVLHDAKVFNPQNASHPISFDHLLNARRFSSVIVREENIYGNRGIEDYVRGNSLFQLLEANKIKEDIRNKEMDMWNY, from the coding sequence ATGACTAAAAATTGTATAATACTATTTTTCGCTTTTTTAACAACAGGTTTGGTAAGTGCGCAAGCAAACTTATTAAATGCTAAATCTGTAGATCAAATTGGTGTAAAAAGTGAGCAACAACTAGCTGCAGATAACGATGGTCCATTACCTTATGGTTATGTGGATGATAGAGATGTTATGTGGTCGAAAGTTGTTTGGGAATTTATAGATTTAAATCAGAAAATAAATTTACCTTACTATTTTCCAATAGATACCACCAATATTTCTACAGATAGAAGATCTTTGTTCGATACTTTAATCAAAGGAATCCAACAAGGAAAAATTAAAGAAGCATATTCCGATTCTTTTTTTACATCTAGAATGACTCCAGAAGAAATAAACTCTCGTTTGGTAAACGTTCGTGATGAAAATGGATATTCAGACACTTATAGAATTCAATCGGAAGATGTTGGAGGTTATATGATAAAAGGAATGTGGTATTTCGATAAACGTCAAGGAGAATTAAAATACAGAATGTTAGCAATAGCACCAATGGGTAAAGATGTACAAACACTAGGAGTTCAAGAAATTGAAGACGAAGAACTGTACGAATTATTCTGGATTTTCTTTCCATCTGCAAGAGGTGTCTTACACGATGCAAAAGTGTTTAACCCACAAAATGCTTCTCACCCAATTTCATTCGATCATTTATTAAATGCAAGAAGATTTAGTTCAGTAATTGTTCGTGAAGAGAATATTTATGGAAATAGAGGAATAGAAGATTACGTTCGTGGAAACTCATTATTCCAGCTATTAGAAGCGAACAAAATCAAAGAAGATATTAGAAATAAAGAAATGGATATGTGGAATTACTAA
- the gldM gene encoding gliding motility protein GldM gives MAGGKMSARQKMINLMYLVFIAMLALNMSKEVLSAFGFMNEKLVENNISTTEKNALAYDNLATKASEQPAKFGPLKAKADKVREYSSDFYSYLGDLKTKMISEIEDKNDYEVMDKTDWLDAYFFKGDGYTAEGQEFLDKINGYRTSVIQVLGTDSKFVPVLNSRFSTAEVKVSESEKSVPFLKARYEGFPMVASLTNFTQIQADIKNTESDIISDLLGGQLESEVSMSNYNGIVQLDKNAFYPGDKVTGSVVLGRYDPNLKPSRVELNGSKYDNFKDGSVVLDLRAGSVGEKDIKGTIYFMENGEEIPVPFKSTYSVISKPNAPVVSADKMNVVYRGLQNPISISLPGVPDKDIKASAPGLRKTGAGKYMMSPQGGTSVKISVNAKLADGNSINTSSTFRIKDIPAAMGTVRNQFGTVRMPKSGLANTPIGAGLPDFLFDLDLRVTSFKVKVPGQLAIVVNGTVLNAAAKKALAKARRGDMINIFDIKAVIKNNSYKIKKVLPVNIELTN, from the coding sequence ATGGCAGGAGGAAAAATGTCCGCAAGACAAAAGATGATTAACTTAATGTATCTTGTATTTATTGCAATGTTAGCACTAAATATGAGTAAAGAAGTGTTATCAGCTTTTGGTTTTATGAACGAAAAATTAGTAGAAAATAATATTTCTACAACAGAAAAAAATGCTTTAGCATATGATAATTTAGCTACAAAAGCATCAGAACAACCAGCGAAATTTGGTCCCTTAAAAGCGAAAGCAGATAAGGTTAGAGAATATTCATCAGATTTTTATTCCTATTTAGGAGATTTAAAAACTAAAATGATTTCTGAAATTGAAGATAAGAATGATTATGAAGTAATGGATAAAACAGATTGGTTGGATGCTTATTTCTTTAAAGGAGATGGTTATACAGCAGAAGGTCAAGAGTTTTTAGATAAAATAAACGGTTATAGAACAAGTGTTATTCAGGTTTTAGGTACAGATAGTAAATTTGTTCCTGTACTAAACAGTAGATTTTCTACAGCAGAGGTTAAAGTTAGTGAATCAGAAAAATCTGTTCCATTTTTAAAAGCGCGTTACGAAGGATTTCCAATGGTTGCTTCTTTAACAAATTTTACACAAATTCAAGCAGATATTAAAAATACAGAGAGTGATATTATTTCAGATTTATTAGGAGGTCAATTAGAAAGTGAAGTTTCTATGTCTAACTACAATGGAATTGTTCAATTAGACAAAAATGCTTTTTATCCTGGAGATAAAGTTACAGGTTCTGTAGTTTTAGGTAGATACGACCCCAATTTAAAGCCAAGTAGAGTAGAATTGAATGGTAGTAAATACGACAACTTTAAAGACGGTAGTGTCGTTTTAGATTTAAGAGCAGGTAGTGTTGGAGAAAAAGACATTAAAGGAACAATTTATTTTATGGAAAATGGCGAGGAAATTCCAGTTCCATTTAAAAGTACATACTCTGTAATTTCTAAACCAAATGCCCCAGTAGTTTCTGCAGATAAAATGAATGTAGTTTATAGAGGTTTACAAAACCCAATTTCTATTTCATTACCTGGAGTTCCAGATAAAGATATTAAAGCTAGTGCACCTGGATTAAGGAAAACAGGAGCTGGTAAATATATGATGAGTCCTCAAGGAGGAACATCTGTAAAAATTAGCGTAAATGCAAAATTAGCAGATGGTAATTCAATAAATACAAGCTCAACTTTTAGAATTAAAGATATTCCTGCTGCAATGGGAACTGTTAGAAATCAATTTGGAACAGTAAGAATGCCAAAATCTGGTTTAGCAAATACACCAATTGGTGCAGGTTTACCAGATTTCTTATTCGATTTAGATTTAAGAGTAACAAGTTTTAAAGTAAAGGTTCCTGGACAATTAGCAATAGTTGTTAATGGAACTGTATTAAATGCAGCAGCTAAAAAAGCTTTAGCCAAAGCAAGAAGAGGAGATATGATTAATATTTTTGATATTAAAGCAGTAATAAAAAATAACTCTTACAAAATAAAGAAAGTATTACCCGTTAATATAGAGTTAACAAACTAG
- the gldL gene encoding gliding motility protein GldL: MAQSRTYKKTMNFVYGIGAAVVIIGALFKIQHIEIWGITGGMMLTIGLIAEAIVFAISAFDTPEDDLDWSKVYPELADGISSEKDQKKLGADGMLSQKLDNLLQEAKIDSSLMESLGSSMKNFQNAAEGLSAASGSVASTNKYNEEMSKAALQMESLNNLYKIQVENSSRQTELNTEVVQNTERLKEQMDALAKNMSSLNGVYGGMLSAMSTK, encoded by the coding sequence ATGGCACAATCAAGAACATACAAAAAAACTATGAATTTCGTTTACGGAATTGGAGCAGCAGTAGTAATTATAGGAGCTTTATTTAAAATACAACATATCGAAATTTGGGGTATAACTGGAGGAATGATGTTAACTATTGGTTTAATTGCGGAAGCAATTGTATTTGCAATTTCTGCTTTTGATACACCAGAAGACGATTTAGATTGGTCTAAAGTTTATCCTGAATTAGCAGATGGTATATCTTCAGAAAAAGACCAGAAGAAATTAGGAGCAGATGGTATGTTGTCTCAAAAATTAGACAATTTATTACAAGAAGCAAAAATAGATTCAAGTTTAATGGAAAGCTTAGGTTCTAGTATGAAAAACTTTCAAAATGCAGCAGAAGGTTTATCTGCAGCATCTGGCTCTGTAGCTTCAACAAATAAATATAATGAAGAAATGTCTAAGGCAGCACTTCAAATGGAATCGTTGAATAATTTATATAAAATTCAAGTAGAAAATTCTAGCAGACAAACAGAATTAAATACAGAAGTTGTACAAAACACAGAAAGATTAAAAGAACAAATGGATGCTTTAGCTAAAAACATGTCTTCTTTAAACGGAGTTTATGGAGGAATGCTTTCAGCAATGTCAACAAAATAA